Proteins encoded by one window of Pristiophorus japonicus isolate sPriJap1 unplaced genomic scaffold, sPriJap1.hap1 HAP1_SCAFFOLD_557, whole genome shotgun sequence:
- the LOC139254506 gene encoding zinc finger protein 436-like, whose translation MESHKDTRTMEKPWKCGDCGKVFRSPSEREIHRLNHTGERPFTCSECGKGFTQSSTLLTHQRVHTGERPFTCSECGKGFTTSSHLLTHQRVHTGERPFTCSECGKGFTTSSHLLTHQRVHTGERPFTCSECGKGFTQSSHLLIHQRVHTGERPFTCSECGKGFTCSSDLVKHQRVHTGERPFTCSECGKGFTCSSDLVKHQRVHTGERPFTCSECGKGFTHSSHLLRHQRVHTGERSFTCSECGKGFTRSSDLLTHQRVHTGERPFTCSECGKRFTRSSHLLRHQQVHTGERPFTCSECGKGFTTSSHLLRHQRVHK comes from the coding sequence atggagagtcacaaggacacccgcaccatggagaaaccgtggaaatgtggtgactgtgggaaggtattcagatcaccatcAGAGCGGGAAATTCATCGACTcaatcacactggggaaaggccattcacctgctctgagtgtgggaagggattcactcagtcatccaccctgctgacacaccagcgagttcacactggggagaggccgttcacctgctctgagtgtggaaagggattcactacatcatcccacctgctgacacaccagcgagttcacactggggagaggccattcacctgctctgaatgtgggaagggattcactacatcatcccacctgctgacacaccagcgagttcacactggggagaggccgttcacctgctctgagtgtgggaagggattcactcagtcatcccacctgctgatacaccagcgagttcacactggggagaggccgttcacctgctctgagtgtgggaagggattcacttgttcatccgacctggtgaaacaccagcgagttcacactggagagaggccgttcacttgctctgagtgtgggaagggattcacttgttcatccgacctggtgaaacaccagcgagttcacactggggagaggccattcacctgctctgagtgtgggaagggattcactcattcatcccacctgctgagacaccagcgagttcacactggggagaggtcattcacctgctctgagtgtgggaagggattcactcggtcatccgacctgctgacacaccagcgagttcacactggggagaggccgttcacctgctctgagtgtgggaagcgattcactcggtcatcccacctgctgagacaccagcaagttcacactggggagaggccattcacctgctctgagtgtgggaagggattcactacatcatcccacctgctgagacaccagcgagttcacaagtga